From one Gossypium hirsutum isolate 1008001.06 chromosome D08, Gossypium_hirsutum_v2.1, whole genome shotgun sequence genomic stretch:
- the LOC121220311 gene encoding uncharacterized protein: MARFLTGLNRDIANVVELQHYIEIVDMVHMAIKVEKQLKRKGTTRSYPTPSTTRWGQSSSKTNPPSRANEPMVPAKANKPMGDTSKGKATESFANRSRDIKCFKCLGRGHTASQCPNRNIMVVRANGEIESEEEELEDEPETVSDNEEEVEHALDGELLVVKRSLSIQSIDDEQQRENIFHTRCQVRGKLCSVIIDGGSCTNVASTLMVEKLNLPTTKHPNPYKLQWLNDGGELNVTKQVLVSFSIGKYFDEVLCDVVPMHAGHLLLGCPWQFDRRVMHDGYSNRYSFKGRNDFQDVFPDEVPSGLPPLRGIKHQIDFVPGAVIPNRPAYRTNPEETKELQRQVNELMEKGYIRESLSPCVVPVLLVPKKDRTWRMCVDCRAVNKITIKYRHPIPRLYDMLDELSGAKLFSKIDLKSGYHQIRMQEGDEWKTAFKTKHGIAIGAVLTQDGRPIAYFSEKLNGAVLNYLVYDKEMYALIRALETWQHYLWPKEFVIHSDHEALKHIKGQHKLNKRHAKWVEYLESFPYVIKYKKGKENIVVDALLRRYTLLSYLESKLLGFALLKDLYATGDDFGEMFVACENVAIDKIYRYDGFLFREGKLCVPRSSIRDVLVHEAHCGGLMGHFGVGKTLGTLQEHFYWSKMKKDVEQIYARKKAEYVKELHRKVRANIEAKTESYTQKANKGRKRVIFEPGDWVWIHMRKEGFPAQ; this comes from the exons ATGGCGCGATTCCTTACTGGTCTCAATCGAGACATCGCCAACGTTGTGGAATTGCAACATTACATTGAGATTGTGGACATGGTACATATGGCCATTAAGGTAGAGAAGCAACTTAAACGAAAAGGTACCACCCGAAGTTATCCTACCCCAAGCACAACTAGATGGGGGCAAAGCTCGAGTAAAACTAATCCTCCTAGTCGTGCCAATGAGCCAATGGTGCCTGCTAAAGCAAACAAACCTATGGGCGATACGAGCAAAGGTAAGGCAACCGAATCATTTGCTAATCGTTCAAgggatattaagtgttttaagtgccttgGAAGAGGCCATACTGCGAGTCAATGTCCCAACCGCAACATTATGGTGGTTCGAGCAAATGGAGAAATAGAATCGGAGGAAGAAGAGCTTGAAGATGAGCCTGAAACCGTCTCTGACAATGAAGAAGAAGTGGAGCATGCCCTTGATGGGGAACTCTTAGTCGTCAAAAGGAGCCTAAGTATCCAAAGCATCGACGATGAACAACAACgagagaacatcttccatactcGTTGTCAAGTACGAGGAAAGCTTTGTAGCGTCATCatcgatggaggaagttgtacgaacgtggcgagcactctcatggtggaaaaGTTAAATCTACCGACCACCAAGCATCCAAATccgtacaaacttcaatggctcaatgATGGAGGAGAGTTAAATGTGACAAAGCAAGTTTTAGTTTCATTTTCTATTGGAAAATATTTCGATGAAGTGCTATGCGATGTTGTTCCAATGCACGCGGGTCACTTGTTATTGGGCTGTCCATGGCAATTCGATCGTCGAGTTATGCACGATGGTTACTCAAATCGATATTCATTCAAAGGAAGAAAT gatttccAAGACGTTTTTCCGGATGAAGTGCCGAGTGGGTTGCCACCACTTCGTGGGATCAagcaccaaatcgattttgtgCCTGGAGCCGTTATTCCAAATCGACCGGCATACCGAACCAATCCCGAAGAGACCAAAGAGCTTCAACGTCAAGTTAACGAACTCATGGAAAAAGGCTACATTCGAGAAAGTCTTAGTCCATGTGTCGTACCGGTTTTGTTGGTGCCTAAGAAGGACAGAACGTGGCGTATGTGTGTCGATTGTCGCGCCgtaaataaaataactattaagtataggcatcccataccgcGCTTGTATGACATGCTCGATGAGTTAAGTGGTGCAAAGTTGTTCTCGAAAATTGATCTCAAAAGCGGATACCACCAGATTCGTATGCAAGAAGGTGATGAGTGGAAAACCGcttttaaaacgaaacatg GTATAGCAATAGGTGCCGTGCTAACTCAAGATGGAAGACCGATCGCTTACTTTAGCGAGAAGTTGAATGGAGCCGTGTTGAATTATCTCGtttatgacaaggagatgtatgCACTTATTCGTGCTCTCGAGACTTGGCAGCATTATTTGTGGCCGAAGGAGTTTGTGATCCATTCGGATCATGAAGCATTAAAGCATATTAAAGGTCAGCACAAATTAAATAAAcgccatgctaagtgggtagagtatTTGGAATCGTTTCcatatgtcataaaatataaaaagggtaaggaaaatatcgtggTTGACGCTCTTTTAAGAAGGTATACTCTTTTATCGTATTTGGAGtctaaattgcttggttttgCATTGTTGAAGGATCTATATGCTACTGGTGATGATTTTGGAGAAATGTTTGTTGCTTGTGAAAACGTTGCTATTGATAAGATTTATAGGTACGATGGTTTCCtttttagagaaggaaaattGTGTGTGCCGCGTAGTTCCATACGGGATGTATTAGTACATGAGGCGCATTGCGGAGGCCTCATGGGCCATTTCGGTGTTGGGAAAACTTTAGGAACTCTCCAAGAACATTTCTATTGGTCGAAAATGAAAAAGGACGTTGAGCAAATTT ATGCTAGAAAAAAGGCTGAATATGTAAAGGAGTTACATCGGAAAGTTCGAGCCAACATTGAAGCAAAAACTGAAAGTTATACTCAGAAGGCGAACAAGGGTCGTAAAAGAGTTATCttcgaacctggtgattgggtttggattcacatgaGAAAGGAAGGTTTTCCCGCCCAATGA